The Streptomyces laurentii genome contains a region encoding:
- a CDS encoding hypothetical protein (identified by MetaGeneAnnotator; putative;~sequence version:1), translated as MATTWLPPAEFIETLPRATAYACLYFTDTHGRPLQLRATWQPELWQWPGGNMDPGETPWETAVRECREETGLVFEGRPRLLATHFTSHRAEQWPANHIGFIFDGGELTDAQIAAVVLDPEEHTEYRLHALAEWEREMNPASFRRLVEVDQARRTGATLYLESDDGH; from the coding sequence ATGGCGACCACCTGGCTGCCCCCCGCCGAGTTCATCGAGACGCTCCCCCGAGCGACCGCGTACGCCTGTCTCTACTTCACCGACACCCACGGCCGGCCCCTCCAGCTGCGCGCCACCTGGCAGCCGGAACTGTGGCAGTGGCCCGGTGGGAACATGGACCCGGGGGAGACCCCGTGGGAGACGGCCGTGCGGGAATGCCGGGAGGAGACCGGACTCGTCTTCGAGGGCCGCCCGCGTCTCCTCGCCACCCACTTCACCTCGCACCGCGCCGAGCAGTGGCCGGCCAACCACATCGGCTTCATCTTCGACGGCGGGGAACTGACCGACGCCCAGATCGCCGCCGTGGTCCTCGACCCCGAGGAACACACCGAATACCGGCTGCACGCCCTCGCCGAATGGGAGCGGGAGATGAACCCGGCCTCCTTCCGCCGGCTCGTCGAGGTCGACCAGGCCCGGCGGACCGGCGCGACGCTCTACCTCGAATCGGACGACGGGCACTGA
- a CDS encoding hypothetical protein (hypothetical protein SVEN_7315 [Streptomyces venezuelae ATCC10712];~identified by MetaGeneAnnotator; putative), protein MLAIASLAAGVVTALVSPTPHASAAEQSGAAGGVTGLLQEDQGLGTLVDQTVDGAGQALQTPQTGGLV, encoded by the coding sequence ATGCTCGCCATCGCGTCCCTCGCCGCCGGGGTCGTCACCGCCCTCGTCTCGCCGACGCCGCACGCCTCCGCCGCCGAGCAGAGCGGTGCCGCCGGCGGCGTCACCGGACTCCTCCAGGAGGACCAGGGCCTCGGCACCCTCGTGGACCAGACCGTCGACGGCGCAGGACAGGCCCTCCAGACCCCTCAGACCGGCGGTCTCGTCTGA
- a CDS encoding peptidyl-prolyl cis-trans isomerase (ORF_ID:slr1251;~cyclophilin_ABH_like: Cyclophilin A, B and H-like cyclophilin-type peptidylprolyl cis- trans isomerase (PPIase) domain. This family represents the archetypal cystolic cyclophilin similarto human cyclophilins A, B and H. PPIase is an enzyme which...; cd01926;~identified by MetaGeneAnnotator; putative;~peptidyl-prolyl cis-trans isomerase [Synechocystis sp. PCC6803]) encodes MSDNVYFEITIDKKPAGRIEFKLFDDVVPKTARNFRELATGEHGFGYAGSPFHRVIPAFMLQGGDFTNENGTGGKSIYGEKFADENFTLKHDRPFLLSMANAGRNTNGSQFFITTIVTDWLDGKHVVFGEVVKGQELVKQIEALGSRNGATSVEIRVSESGVVKA; translated from the coding sequence ATGAGCGACAACGTGTATTTCGAGATCACCATCGACAAGAAGCCGGCCGGCCGGATCGAGTTCAAGCTCTTCGACGACGTCGTCCCGAAGACCGCCCGCAACTTCCGTGAGCTGGCCACCGGCGAGCACGGCTTCGGCTACGCCGGCTCCCCGTTCCACCGCGTCATCCCCGCCTTCATGCTCCAGGGTGGTGACTTCACCAACGAGAACGGCACCGGCGGCAAGAGCATCTACGGCGAGAAGTTCGCCGACGAGAACTTCACCCTCAAGCACGACCGCCCGTTCCTGCTCTCGATGGCGAACGCGGGCCGCAACACCAACGGCTCCCAGTTCTTCATCACGACCATCGTGACCGACTGGCTCGACGGCAAGCACGTCGTCTTCGGTGAGGTCGTCAAGGGCCAGGAGCTCGTCAAGCAGATCGAGGCCCTCGGCTCCCGCAACGGCGCCACGTCGGTCGAGATCCGCGTCTCCGAGTCCGGCGTCGTCAAGGCCTGA
- a CDS encoding 50S ribosomal protein L31 type B (50S ribosomal protein L31 type B [Streptomyces hygroscopicus subsp. jinggangensis TL01];~50S ribosomal protein L31 type B; Reviewed; PRK01678;~identified by MetaGeneAnnotator; putative) encodes MQQDKQPEYQPVVFRDRTAGFAFLTRSTATSDRTIEWDDGNTYPVIDVEISSESHPFYTGKARTVDSEGRIARFERRYGEGSG; translated from the coding sequence GTGCAGCAGGACAAACAGCCGGAGTACCAGCCGGTGGTGTTCCGGGACCGGACCGCCGGGTTCGCGTTTCTCACCCGGTCGACGGCGACGAGCGACCGGACCATCGAGTGGGACGACGGCAACACCTATCCGGTGATCGACGTCGAGATCTCGTCCGAGAGCCACCCGTTCTACACGGGGAAGGCGCGGACCGTGGACAGCGAGGGCCGGATCGCGCGGTTCGAGCGCCGGTACGGCGAGGGGAGCGGCTGA
- a CDS encoding hypothetical protein (identified by MetaGeneAnnotator; putative;~sequence version:1) codes for MTALLILLGILTACAVLLIVVLLRRTTSSTENADGLRTEQTAREQAHMDRSNFSTMAVHSSLPTMTDHHHRRP; via the coding sequence ATGACCGCGTTACTGATCCTGCTCGGCATCCTGACGGCCTGTGCCGTCCTGCTCATCGTCGTCCTGCTGCGCCGGACCACCAGCTCCACCGAGAACGCCGACGGCCTTCGCACGGAACAGACCGCCCGGGAGCAGGCCCACATGGACCGCTCGAACTTCTCGACGATGGCCGTGCACTCCAGCCTGCCGACGATGACCGACCACCATCACCGCAGGCCCTGA
- a CDS encoding alpha or beta hydrolase fold (PGAP1-like protein; pfam07819;~Predicted hydrolases or acyltransferases (alpha/beta hydrolase superfamily) [General function prediction only]; COG0596;~alpha or beta hydrolase fold [Streptomyces venezuelae ATCC10712];~identified by MetaGeneAnnotator; putative) produces the protein MTGRVLPYDVVGGGPRRALVLHNWFGDRTSFAPLRDHLDQAAGSWAFLDCRGYGEAIDADGEYTMEEVAADALAVADDLGWDTFSVVGHSMGGKAAQLMLLDAPERVRSLVGISPVPASGFPLDEESWALFAGAADEPGHRRIIIDRTTGARYDDAWLSALVDRSVQRSSATAFRAYLDSWARDDFHERVRDHPARVLLVVGAHDPALGRETMEATWLRWYPNARLTVLPDAGHYAPEESPKALAEALETFLAD, from the coding sequence ATGACCGGCCGGGTTCTTCCGTACGACGTGGTGGGCGGCGGTCCGCGCCGCGCCCTGGTCCTGCACAACTGGTTCGGCGACCGCACGAGCTTCGCCCCGCTGCGGGACCATCTCGACCAGGCCGCCGGCAGCTGGGCCTTCCTGGACTGCCGGGGCTACGGCGAGGCGATCGACGCCGACGGCGAGTACACCATGGAGGAGGTCGCGGCGGACGCGCTCGCCGTCGCCGACGACCTCGGCTGGGACACCTTCTCCGTCGTCGGCCACTCGATGGGCGGCAAGGCCGCCCAGCTCATGCTGCTCGACGCGCCGGAGCGGGTGCGGTCGCTGGTGGGGATCTCGCCGGTGCCGGCCTCCGGTTTCCCGCTGGACGAGGAGAGCTGGGCCCTGTTCGCCGGGGCCGCCGACGAACCCGGGCACCGCCGGATCATCATCGACCGGACGACCGGGGCGCGGTACGACGACGCGTGGCTGTCCGCGCTCGTCGACCGCTCGGTACAGCGTTCTTCCGCGACCGCGTTCCGCGCCTATCTCGACTCCTGGGCCCGCGACGACTTCCACGAGCGGGTCCGCGACCACCCGGCCCGCGTCCTGCTGGTGGTCGGCGCGCACGACCCGGCGCTCGGCCGCGAGACGATGGAGGCCACCTGGCTGCGCTGGTACCCCAACGCCCGGCTCACCGTGCTCCCGGACGCGGGCCACTACGCCCCGGAGGAGAGCCCGAAGGCGCTCGCCGAGGCCCTGGAGACCTTCCTGGCCGACTGA
- a CDS encoding hypothetical protein (identified by MetaGeneAnnotator; putative;~predicted protein [Streptomyces ghanaensis ATCC14672]), protein MPDMTHGWETAPAEAESPSWARRARAGCALAPFAGVPEVADTHVRLPLDTGDTAVTRRTAKALTRT, encoded by the coding sequence ATGCCGGACATGACACATGGCTGGGAGACAGCCCCGGCCGAGGCGGAGTCGCCTTCGTGGGCGCGGCGGGCCCGGGCCGGGTGCGCGCTCGCGCCCTTCGCCGGTGTTCCCGAGGTCGCCGACACGCACGTGCGGCTTCCGCTGGACACCGGGGACACGGCCGTCACTCGGCGGACGGCAAAGGCTCTGACCCGGACATGA